The proteins below come from a single Pseudarthrobacter sp. SSS035 genomic window:
- the nadE gene encoding ammonia-dependent NAD(+) synthetase, which produces MRELQATIIEEMGVQPRIDPLGEVRKRVEFLKDYLRATHTKGFVLGISGGLDSSLAGRLAQLAVEELEAEGVEANFVAVRLPYGVQHDEDDAQAALDFIQAKTEWTFNISAAVDGFEDEFEKTVGNGISDFHKGNTKARTRMIAQYALAGEHNYLVIGTDHGAESVTGFFTKFGDGGADILPLFGLNKRQNRELLAELGAPARVWEKVPTADLLDGRPGRTDEDELGITYDQIDDYLEGREIPEAAAELIEEKYLRTRHKRTVPVTIFDTWWK; this is translated from the coding sequence ATGCGCGAACTCCAGGCCACCATCATCGAAGAAATGGGCGTGCAGCCCCGGATCGACCCCCTTGGGGAGGTGCGCAAGCGGGTGGAATTCCTGAAGGATTACCTCCGGGCAACCCATACCAAGGGCTTTGTCCTGGGGATCTCGGGCGGGCTGGACTCCTCCCTCGCCGGCAGACTGGCCCAGCTGGCCGTGGAGGAGCTTGAGGCCGAAGGCGTGGAGGCCAACTTCGTGGCGGTCCGCCTACCGTACGGCGTCCAGCACGACGAGGACGACGCCCAGGCCGCCCTGGACTTCATCCAGGCCAAGACGGAATGGACCTTCAACATCTCGGCCGCCGTGGATGGCTTCGAGGACGAATTCGAGAAGACGGTGGGGAACGGGATCTCCGATTTCCACAAGGGAAACACCAAGGCACGCACGCGGATGATCGCGCAGTACGCCCTGGCCGGCGAGCACAACTACCTGGTGATCGGCACCGACCACGGCGCTGAGTCCGTCACCGGGTTCTTCACGAAATTCGGCGACGGCGGCGCGGACATCCTGCCCCTGTTCGGCCTCAACAAACGCCAGAACCGCGAACTGCTGGCCGAACTGGGCGCCCCTGCCCGTGTCTGGGAAAAAGTACCCACCGCGGACCTCCTGGACGGCAGGCCCGGACGCACCGACGAGGACGAACTGGGAATCACGTACGACCAGATCGATGATTACCTCGAAGGCCGGGAGATCCCCGAAGCGGCGGCCGAGCTGATCGAAGAGAAGTACCTCCGCACACGCCACAAGCGCACGGTTCCGGTCACCATCTTCGATACCTGGTGGAAATAG
- a CDS encoding IclR family transcriptional regulator, which produces MKNPVQGAQVVGRVASLLRLVGRKPEGSSIAGLVRESGLTRPTVHRLLASLAAEGLLDHDARSGNWILGPEIFLLGSVAAARFPFEDLARPSLRRLAEETGESAFYSIRRGQETVCVLREEGSFPVRSFVLHEGVRFPLGVASAGTAIMAFLPDEEQEAILSGWDQHAGSFAAGHSMDVVRRNLERTRLHGFAVNPGLVLEGSWGMGTAVFDQLGRPVGALSLTGIEPRFRPERQEFLGKLLMEEAHRISTTLSSTLTGR; this is translated from the coding sequence ATGAAGAATCCAGTCCAAGGGGCGCAGGTGGTGGGCCGCGTGGCATCACTGCTCCGGCTTGTCGGCCGGAAGCCGGAGGGCAGCTCGATTGCCGGGCTGGTCCGGGAGTCCGGGCTGACCCGCCCCACCGTCCACCGGCTCCTGGCCTCCCTTGCCGCGGAGGGCCTCCTGGACCACGATGCTCGCAGCGGAAACTGGATCCTGGGCCCTGAGATTTTCCTGCTGGGATCAGTGGCGGCGGCCCGCTTCCCGTTTGAGGACCTGGCGCGGCCAAGCCTGCGCCGGCTGGCGGAGGAGACCGGCGAAAGCGCGTTCTACTCCATCCGCAGGGGCCAGGAGACGGTCTGTGTGCTGCGGGAGGAGGGCAGCTTCCCGGTGCGCTCCTTCGTGCTGCACGAGGGAGTCCGCTTTCCACTGGGTGTGGCCTCGGCCGGGACGGCCATCATGGCGTTCCTCCCGGATGAGGAACAGGAAGCCATCCTGTCCGGCTGGGACCAGCACGCCGGCAGTTTCGCGGCAGGACACAGCATGGACGTGGTGCGCAGGAACCTGGAACGGACCCGGCTGCATGGATTCGCAGTGAATCCCGGCCTGGTGCTGGAAGGCAGTTGGGGAATGGGGACGGCCGTGTTCGACCAGCTGGGCAGGCCCGTGGGCGCGCTTTCACTCACCGGCATCGAACCCCGGTTCCGGCCGGAACGGCAGGAGTTCCTCGGCAAACTGCTGATGGAGGAGGCCCACCGGATCAGCACCACACTGAGTTCAACACTGACCGGCCGCTGA
- a CDS encoding LacI family DNA-binding transcriptional regulator, translated as MQAAGTDRPATIHDIAAICGVAASTVSRALSTPDRVNIRTRARIEAAAAELNYTPNSQAKALSSGRTGAVGVLVPDITNPFYFDLIRGTQLQLKAAGYTQLLVDTEESDEVEASTMEQLRKSADGIIVAASRLSDEALLAAAAKIPMVTINRDVPGVPAVVIDTPSATSQALDHLISLGHTRIAYMAGPLTSQSSTLRWTALAAAAEDRGVDVRRLGPFAPKTQSGAAAADAAVHSGVTACIAFNDLIAIGMLQRLRERGIRVPEDMSVVGCDDIFGADFCNPPLTTMASPIEQAGRVAVSMLLAQLNPLAGGGSRSRSLMPTHLTVRGSTGAAPGTL; from the coding sequence ATGCAAGCAGCCGGAACAGACCGCCCTGCCACTATTCACGATATCGCCGCTATCTGCGGCGTGGCGGCCTCCACCGTGTCCCGGGCGCTGTCCACCCCGGACCGGGTCAACATCCGTACCCGCGCCCGCATCGAAGCGGCGGCCGCCGAGCTGAACTACACGCCGAACAGCCAGGCGAAGGCCCTGAGCTCCGGCCGCACCGGTGCCGTTGGCGTTCTGGTGCCCGATATCACCAACCCCTTCTACTTTGACCTGATCCGGGGTACGCAGCTGCAGCTCAAGGCAGCCGGCTACACCCAACTGCTCGTGGACACCGAAGAGTCCGACGAGGTGGAGGCCTCCACCATGGAGCAGCTGCGCAAGAGCGCTGACGGGATCATCGTCGCCGCGTCCAGGCTCAGCGATGAGGCACTGCTGGCCGCGGCCGCCAAGATTCCCATGGTGACCATCAACCGCGACGTTCCCGGCGTTCCCGCCGTCGTCATTGACACGCCGTCCGCCACGAGCCAGGCCCTGGACCACCTGATTTCCCTCGGCCACACCCGCATCGCCTACATGGCCGGTCCGCTTACGTCCCAGTCGAGCACTCTTCGCTGGACAGCCCTGGCCGCGGCTGCCGAGGACCGCGGCGTGGATGTGCGCAGGCTGGGCCCGTTCGCCCCCAAGACGCAATCAGGGGCCGCCGCTGCGGACGCGGCCGTGCACTCGGGCGTCACCGCATGCATAGCCTTTAACGACCTCATCGCCATCGGCATGCTCCAGCGGCTGCGCGAACGCGGCATCCGGGTCCCGGAGGACATGAGCGTGGTGGGCTGCGACGACATCTTCGGCGCGGACTTCTGCAATCCCCCGTTGACCACCATGGCTTCCCCGATCGAACAGGCAGGGCGGGTGGCTGTGTCCATGCTCCTGGCCCAGCTCAACCCGCTGGCGGGCGGTGGCAGCCGCAGCCGTTCGCTGATGCCCACGCACCTCACCGTCCGCGGCTCCACCGGAGCGGCACCGGGAACGCTGTAG